The Theropithecus gelada isolate Dixy chromosome X, Tgel_1.0, whole genome shotgun sequence genome includes a window with the following:
- the LOC112615731 gene encoding melanoma-associated antigen 9 — protein MSLEQRSPHCKPDEDPEAQREDLGLMGAQDPTGEEQEATSSSDEEEEVSAAGSSSPPQSPQGGSSSSTSVYYTLWSQFDEGSSSQEDEGPSTSVDLAHLEFMFQEALKLKVAELVRFLLHKYRVKKPVTKAEMLESVIKNYKHYFPVIFGKASEFMQLIFGTEVKEVDPAGPSYILVTALGLSCDSMLGNDHSMPKAALLIIILGVILTKDNCAPEEVIWEALSVMGVHVGMEHVFYGEPRKLLTQDWVQENYLEYRQVPGSDPAHYEFLWGSKAHAETNYEKVINYLVMVNAREPICYPSLYEEAFGGEQEGV, from the coding sequence ATGTCTCTTGAGCAGAGGAGTCCGCACTGCAAGCCTGATGAAGACCCTGAAGCCCAAAGAGAGGACTTGGGCCTGATGGGTGCACAGGATCCCACAGGCGAGGAGCAGGAGGCTACCTCCTCCtcagatgaggaggaggaggtgtcTGCTGCTGGGTCATCAAGTCCTCCCCAGAGTCCTCAGGGAggctcttcctcctccacttccGTCTACTACACTTTATGGAGCCAATTCGATGAGGGCTCCAGCAGTCAAGAAGATGAAGGGCCAAGCACCTCGGTCGACCTAGCTCACCTGGAGTTCATGTTCCAAGAAGCACTGAAATTGAAGGTGGCTGAGTTGGTTCGTTTCCTGCTCCACAAATATCGAGTCAAGAAGCCGGTCACAAAGGCAGAAATGCTGGAGAGTGTCATCAAAAATTACAAGCACTACTTCCCTGTAATCTTCGGCAAAGCCTCCGAGTTCATGCAGCTGATCTTTGGCACTGAGGTGAAGGAGGTGGACCCCGCCGGCCCCTCCTACATCCTTGTCACTGCTCTTGGCCTCTCATGCGATAGCATGCTAGGTAATGATCATAGTATGCCCAAGGCTGCCCTCCTGATCATTATCCTGGGTGTGATCTTAACCAAAGACAACTGCGCCCCCGAAGAGGTTATCTGGGAAGCGTTGAGTGTGATGGGGGTGCATGTTGGGATGGAGCACGTTTTCTATGGGGAGCCCAGGAAGCTGCTCACCCAAGATTGGGTGCAGGAAAACTACCTGGAGTACCGGCAGGTGCCCGGCAGTGATCCTGCGCACTATGAGTTCCTGTGGGGTTCAAAGGCCCATGCTGAAACCAACTATGAGAAGGTCATAAATTATTTGGTCATGGTCAATGCAAGAGAGCCCATTTGCTACCCATCCCTTTATGAAGAGGCTTTTGGCGGGGAACAAGAGGGAGTCTGA